One genomic region from Zalophus californianus isolate mZalCal1 chromosome 2, mZalCal1.pri.v2, whole genome shotgun sequence encodes:
- the TIGD4 gene encoding tigger transposable element-derived protein 4: MAEASEDASALPVTVKKKKSLSIEEKIDIINAVESGKKKAEIAAEYGIKKNSLSSIMKNKDKVLEAFESLRFDPKRKRLRTAFYTDLEEALMRWYRIAQCLNVPVNGPMLRLKANDFAQKLGHNDFKCSNGWLDRFKSRYGLVFRAQPVEATGVSVDPSTVWHQNVLPYYLNDYHPKNVFNIKETGLLYRMLPTNTFAFKGETCSIGKLCKDRITLVVGANMDGSEKLPLLIIGKNRNPHCFKGIKSLPVCYEANRMAWMTSVVFEQWMRKLDEKFQVQQRRVVIFVDSFPSHPEVKNLKSIELAFFPSCLSSKFIAMKQGVIKSLKIKYRHCLIKKFLSSVEGSKEFTFSLLDAVDTLHLCWRAVTPEIIAKSYEEAGFRSQKGESDKTNAETDTGLDLVAHAQAAGVEFPEGLSIEEYAALDDDLETCEAAPEGDVVWTEESKSDETEFYTSDEEDDDGSLGTELPLPSKNEAITALDTLKNFLRSQDMNDELHNSLADLEIFINSSSK; this comes from the coding sequence ATGGCAGAAGCTTCCGAGGATGCCTCAGCTCTGCCTGTaacagtgaagaaaaagaaaagtttatccATTGAAGAAAAGATCGACATCATAAATGCAGTAGAAAGCGgcaagaaaaaggcagaaattgcAGCTGAatatggaataaagaaaaattcattgtCTTCTATTATGAAGAATAAAGACAAAGTTCTAGAAGCCTTTGAATCTCTGAGATTTgatccaaagagaaaaagactgagaaCTGCTTTTTACACAGATCTGGAAGAAGCATTAATGAGGTGGTATCGAATTGCTCAGTGTCTAAATGTACCAGTTAATGGTCCAATGTTGCGTCTAAAAGCTAACGATTTTGCCCAGAAACTGGGACATAATGATTTTAAGTGCAGTAATGGTTGGCTGGATCGCTTTAAATCCAGGTATGGTTTAGTATTCAGAGCTCAACCTGTAGAAGCTACAGGTGTATCAGTAGACCCTTCAACTGTCTGGCACCAAAATGTACTTccttattatttaaatgattatcatcctaaaaatgtttttaatataaaagagacTGGGCTGCTGTATCGAATGCTACCTACAAATACGTTTGCATTTAAAGGAGAAACATGCTCAATCGGAAAGTTATGCAAAGACAGAATAACTCTGGTGGTTGGGGCAAACATGGATGGCTCAGAGAAACTTCCTTTGCTTATCATTGGAAAAAACAGAAATCCACATTGTTTCAAAGGTATAAAATCATTGCCTGTGTGTTATGAAGCTAACAGAATGGCATGGATGACCTCAGTTGTATTTGAACAATGGATGCGGAAGCTCGATGAGAAATTTCAAGTCCAGCAACGAAGAGTGGtgatttttgttgattcttttccTTCACATCCAGAGGTAAAGAACCTAAAGTCCATTGAGTTAGCATTCTTTCCATCATGTTTATCTTCCAAATTTATAGCTATGAAACAAGGTGTTATTAAAAGCCTTAAAATCAAATATCGACATTGTCTTATCAAGAAATTTTTAAGCTCTGTTGAAGGCAGCAAAGAATTTACATTTTCCCTACTCGATGCAGTTGATACTTTGCACCTTTGTTGGAGGGCTGTGACCCCAGAGATTATTGCTAAGAGCTACGAAGAGGCAGGATTCAGATCTCAAAAAGGAGAAAGTGACAAGACAAATGCAGAGACAGACACCGGTCTTGATTTGGTTGCCCATGCTCAGGCAGCAGGCGTGGAATTTCCTGAAGGTTTATCTATAGAAGAGTATGCTGCCCTCGACGATGATTTGGAGACTTGTGAAGCTGCACCAGAAGGTGATGTGGTATGGACCGAAGAAAGTAAATCAGATGAAACTGAATTTTATACTTCTGACGAAGAGGATGATGATGGATCTCTAGGAACTGAACTCCCTTTGCCATCAAAAAATGAGGCAATAACTGCTTTAGatactcttaaaaattttcttagaaGTCAAGATATGAATGATGAGCTTCATAATTCTTTAGCAGaccttgaaatttttattaactCATCatctaaataa